In Mytilus edulis chromosome 3, xbMytEdul2.2, whole genome shotgun sequence, the genomic window CCTGTGATAACTGCTTAACTATTAATCCActtatcaatcaacaaatcaatcaatcatttgatCAATATAAACTTTCATTTCTAACTTTGATAACTGGGTAACGATAAACCAACCaacaaatatttagaaaatatcttcaGATCTTGTTGGATGTTGGAACAACCAACAAAAATCAatcaccaaccaatcaaccaaccaaaaATTAATGTTAGTAAAGGCGGAGACGTCCATTGACAATTATTTCgacaaatgattttattttttgatagggttaataataataattctggTATATTCACTTATCATTGAAGACTGTTTGTTGATGCGTATATTTCTCTGGTTtagatctcttttttttttttaagttgcgGTCTTATTGTCAACACACTATGTCTCCTTTTATACATATTTGTCACTATCAATTAAGGTAATTTTTATTATGATCTTTGGCTTTAGTTGGAATCCATAGTATCCTTAAaaagtaacattttgaataaaaaggaaaataactgtTATACAAGATATTGGTCTAATCAGTTCTGGTAAGTTCACTCGTAAGCTGTAAGTCCAGTTGTCATATGCATATGACATGAATATTGTTTGCCTTATACTATTTCACATATTTCTGTTTCattaaagtttgaaagttttagaaTCCGTcaatgtttatttcatataaCTTTGCTTCTTTAGTTTGACTACCTACATAATTAGTGCATCCTATATAAAGTTGTCCAGTTGTGTTGATGGCAAGAGAATATGGAAACACTATTCCTATATCCTTggtattgaaatatgaaatcaaaTGACCATTGTCATTGAGGATGTGTAAGATTCGGGTAAACGCATCTATCACAACAACATTGTCACTTGGTGTTGTCACAATGTCTACTGGTTTGAATGGTTCACTCTTATTGATAGTTGGATGACCTGTATACTGGTTTATTGTATGTCCTTCTTGTTCTAAGATCACTACTTTACCACGGATATCATCTGAAATCATATccactacatgtatatttctATTACATGTAGTGGTTATATACCTTGCGTTATTAAATAAAGGTTGATTATGTTTATCATGTTCATATACAGTTTCCTTGTCTCCTTTCTTGTTCATTATGATCACAGCACTTCTTTTTAGTTTAATATTATAAGCTCCTACTATAAGTTTATTATCACTGATAACATGGATAGCAATGGGAAGTAAAGGTGTTACATCATAAACAGAATCAGTCAGTTCACCACTACTGCTAATGTGTTGTAACCTTGCTTCCCCAAAAACACACAGAAGGAGTTGATTAGATGGAGTAACTGCCATTCCACACACTTTAATGTTAAATTCAGACATCACCTTCAGATTGGTTCCTTCAGGTTTTACTCTCTGTAACATTTCGTGAATACCAGAACTTATCCAAATTGACTGGTCAAGGCATGGACTTATACATGCTATTGCTTCAAGTTCAGTCTGGTACTTATTATTGATGACTAGGGAGATGTTTATTTCTGCTGACAAGTTTCCATCATCTTGTAGGGATCCAATGTGAGATTGGTTCAAATTTCCTGGAACAAATGTTGGTGAAGAAGTATAGCTAGGCCTGGTTCGTGGTTCTTGAGTTTCAGTGAATTTCTCCATCTTCTTGACCTCTTTGAAGAATTCAGAAGCATTGGAAAGGTCAATACAGTTCTGGACTTCAGTGATTTTATCCTCTTTCTGGGTTGTGAATAATGATATAGCATTAAGATCAGATTTGACTGATGTTAAAACAGTTTCATGACTCTGCTCCAGTTTATTTTTGAgttctttaaaatattgttctACCTGCTCTTTTACAGTTTCCTCATGACTtcgaatatttcttttttctttgttatactttatattttcagCTGACACTAGTTTATTGAGCTGGTCTTTCTTTGCGTTGATTTTATAATTACTCTTCTGCATTTTACTTTgtcctttttttaatatgttaactTTGATATTGTATGCATCACTAATTTCGATTAAATGATGCTTCTTATGAACTTTAGTAACACAGGTTGGACACACAAGGATTTCACATTTACTACAGTAAAAACATGAGAATTGTCCAGTGTGTTCTGGACATTTAATGTTAGTAAAATCCATCTCTTCCCTATGCTTGCCTACATCCCGTAGACTGATGATCTTGTGATCATTtgcatttttgaattttgaatgtacATTGTCAGTGCAATAACCGCACATCAGTATACTGCAGTCCATGCATTTCCACTGTATTGTTCTATTTGTTTCACATAATTTACAATTAACAGGAACTTGACCTTTTTTAACCGACTGGGAGGACGCCATTTTTGTTAGATGTGTCTCAGATATTTCTATTCcttctataattttttttcaacaagttAAAATGTTTAATACAAATGTTTACTTCCTTTAACTGGAAACTGAAACAAGATAACAGGAGTCATTAGATTAACTGATTGTGTGAAAGTAATGTCTATGAttgagaaaaatataatattttaaaaattcatatcaGGCTTATGATTTGGAAAGCCAGATGTATGATATATATCGGTAAAATAaagaggatgtgatatgattgcgaatgagacaactctgcataagagaccaactgacacataaatttaacaactataggtcaccgtacggccttcaacaatcagtgAAACACATACTCTATAGTCGGATATAATAGGcccttgaaatgacaaatgtaaacaacttcaaacgagaaaaccaatggcctcatttatgtacaaaataatgaatgaaaaacataagcgatatacagcaacaaactacaacctctgaataacctcattttcatggttcagtggttatagtcaagtttttgtgtttttgtctatttttcttatactgtatgcaacaggtctactatatttggtgtatggaataattgtatgtcttactggcaggtgtcatctgaccttgacctcattttcatggttcagtggtcaaagttaagtttttgggttttggtctttttatctaatactatatgcaataagtcatctatattttatgatctatatatcaGTTGCtcaggttttattttaccttgtcTCATTtacacggttcattgctcagtattaagtttttgtgttttggtctgtttttcttaagctataagcaataggtcaactatatttgttgtatggaagaattgtaaacTGTTCATGTCTGCCaagcatggtttatctgaccttgatctcattttcatggttcattggtcaatttttacttttcttggttaatgtaaagtttatgtgacagtgtAATAagactttatatttaggactatcaacatcatgacatgatatcaatgattagtaaagaaggcgagacatttcagcgtgtccAATCTTgtttactgataaatggacttctagttaacattaaatacagtctgcatttaaagtttttaaaacatttgtaaggTTCATAAATTTGCCtagattttaacaaaacttggACTGAAGCTTctaacaatcaaaagatagtattgagaggaatattttttttttttttttccttatttttgttgAGCTtacgattaacagcaaaagaaggTGAGACACTGGATTCTGCGGAACCCCtacaaatttttttatttgtatgcaaCCAGATGTGatgtactatgatttggtggtattacacctgatAGGCTAACTTTTAAAGTACAAATAACTCAACTTTAAAATAAGTATCAACAATCTTTTATTCATGCTACTTGTCAGGCTCTGGAACAATTTAAACATAATAGCTATACAGAATTTAAATTCTATCCATACCTTTAAAGAGTCTTTGCAACAGAGGTTTAGATAGAATCATGATATACATATTGTTAACTTTTTTGACGCCCATCATGGCATGTGACTAAATGTTGTGGGGCATATTAATTAACCCATGTATCTGTCTTGTCTGTTCATACCTCCGTCCTTTCGTCTGTCCATCTAGATTTGGATACATTGTTTGTCTGGTATATCTCCTCATAGAGTTTTGGAGGTACAACTTCAATATTTTGTAGGATGTTCatacacatacattttttttggtatttgagaTGTGCATTGCTACAggattttgatttcttttaaatattctgaaaattaCAGGTAGTTATGGACTTAATAGAGAGAGCACAAAGAGATCATAGTTTCTCCGCCTATCTCCTCCTACAGTTTTGGAGACGCAGCTTTAATATTTTGTTGGATGTTTAAAAAcatattggagcagttcatttgCCACAGGatcttgatttctttttttatatgccaAAAATGACAGGTAGTTGGACTTGGACATTTTTTTGGTACAAGCTGCATATATAAAGAGTAACATTTTGTTGGATGTTTAAACACAAAATGCAGGTGTACATGGCTttagtattttgattttttccccaaaaattctgaaaatgacaGTTAGTTGGACTTAGGCGTATTTTTGGTACAAGCTGCATAAAGAGATCATGGTTTGTCCTCCTACACTTTGAGAGACACAGCTTTAATATTTTGTTGGATGTTCAAACACTTAATGGATGTGTGCATGGCCATAGAATATTGATTTATAGATAGCTTAACAATCTCAAATCTAAAATATGTAAACTACACTCATGCATATGGGTTAGCAGTAAAAGGGGATAGGGGGAGGGGGTAGCATGGtccatatctattttttttttagttttggaaGATTTTTGATTTAAAAGGAAGAATTTCAGTAAGATATAGATCATAAATATAATTTGTCTTTCGttatattatttgaaaaatattgacaaaaatctTAATTTGCTTACGTTTGAAAATTTTCCTCTTTCCTGTTTTCAGAAATTTCTTGATAGAAATCTAAATTTTTGACTGCAGATAGTAATTTCTGTACATGAAAATTTTTCCGGTTTCCTGTTTTCAGAAATTTCTTGATAGAAATCTAAATTTTTGTCAGTATCCGTATATTATGATAACTATCATCTTTGTGATGTTCCAAATATAGTTACATCTGACAAATTTTCCGGTTTCCTTTTTCGAGGGATTTATGATattaaaatctttgtttttgcttAAATATACTAATTTCTGGTAAAGAAAATTGTTAGTTTCCGTATTCTATCATGTATGTGATGTTTCAAATAGAGTTACTTATGACAGATTTTTTGGTTtcctattttcttttttatagtgGGTTACACtgagtcattttttttaatggagatatttttatattttgctattACAGGAGCACCTAAAATTGACAATATAACTCCATTTAAAACATCACAAATCTGATTAAGGATCTGACAAAATTTCACAACCCATAATAAGAATTTTGAGGCAAAGACTAAGATTTTATCCAATATTCTTGTTTAGACTTCTTTCTTTATTGTACATTTTGGTTTCATCTGCCTATCTGGTTTTAGACCTTCATATTTTTTGGCTTTGAGCATCTTTGAAGTGTTGAGATATTTAAAAGTGCCaatctttgtaagaatcaggcattTCAGTAGAATTTCAAAACATAGCCGAAAAAACACAACaggaaaataaacaaatgttatattaatctctcattacaaattttaaactaaaatcAATTCAAACTTCAGTGGGATTTTGTATGTTATGTTTTCACCATGGTCTTATTCTTGGGCAGATTGGCCCTGAATTTCAAAATGTGCCTCTGGTGCAATAAAATTTGCACTGTTTTTGTTACCAATTAAGATGGCAACAGAGCATTATAATTTTAGTGATTTCAGTGTCAACTCATTATAAAGGATATTTACCATTTGCAACAAATATTGGTCATGTACATTGTAACTAATAATGGTCTcagtcaatattttgagttacttaaaaatatatgttgatgCATTTGTATCAATTATGCATATTAAAGTTTTTAGTTGAGGTagttttttatacaattttctttctatatcttataattgtttttatttatatttttcaaacagATTTTAATGGATTACTCTGGAGGTGCGAGTCTCAACATACATATAACAGAATCACGTCCATTGTCAGTAGATATCATCAAGGCTTACACAGAGGAGATTTTGTATGGATTAGAGTATTTacacaaaaaagatgtggtacataAGTATCTAAGGGTAGGTAACTGATGtttttcaaattctatttaaAGTGTAtgcttttttcaattaaatatgaTTAATGGGGGTGGGGGTGTTTGGGCGTTAATTATTGTCTATTCGTCAGCAAGCCAACAGCACAATAGACATCAAAAGCAATATTTTCAACATTCGACTAGTGATTTTTGGGtcaaagcaatttttttttatctggatcAATAATATATAGTTTACAGAGACAAACATATAATTTAAATCATTTCAGAGGCAATACGAAATGAATTAATTCTGTATGTAACCAAGAATGCTTGCTTATCCTGCAAGCAAGCTCAAAGTAAGCCATCAGCTAATAAAGAGAGCATACCTTCGTCATACCTCTGCAATTGCATGAAAAACATTATCTTGTGCAATACTTTTAATTTGTATCAGAATCAAACTGATAAAATTAGAATGAAATTGATACTTAAAAAAAGACACAGTGATTTGACAGTAATCTTACATAAATAATTCTACTTGAAATAGATAAGTGATAAGCTAGAAAAAAACAGAGACAATCATGTTAAATCAAATTTAGTCCAGGaaactaattttattttgatttcatcaaaatttttataatatatcctGAAACCTGAATTGCTATGGTGTAAGTTCCCTAAATCTACAATTCAGTAATAAGTTTATCTTAGAAACATTGTATTCAGTACATAAATGAAGTCTTACTTGATGACATACACTATCTAGATAAAACCttgattaaatttcaaaatatttgagtgAAAAATTGAATTTGTGGAAGAAAAAAATCCTCTGTAATCTGTAATGGCACCAATTTCATTATGCTgtagttttcttttaaaaatatcttgctcATTCATCTATTGTAGGCTTCCAGTATTGTTGTTGATAAGAATGGTAGAATAAGGATTGGTGATTATAGTATTGATAAGAGGTAAGTCGTTTCATCTGATAGTAGATATATGTAATTCAGACATTGTTGCATGATTAAAGTAAGGTGTGGGATATTACTTgatatgaataagaagatgtggtatgagagccaatgagagaactctgtATCCAggtcaaaatgtataaaaaattaacaattataagtcATTAGTACAGCCTTAAACACAGAGCCTTCGTTCATACTGAACAGCAAGGGTTGAGAGCTATAAAGGGATCCAAAAtcacaagtgtaaaacaattcaaacaggaaaatttacgctgatttgttataaaaaatgacTAATAGGGCTCTGCTTACCTGAAACTCTGAATAATGTGTGAAGCACATGTTAATTTTTCTAGATCTATAATTGTATAATACAaaattctgatttaaaaaaattttgagaaaaattataaaatgagCATAAAAGCGTATATTGTGTACTAATTTCTTTTAAGTAGTTATGTGCAATTACCGCAGTTATGAACCTGAAACCACAAAGTTGAAGTATACACAACAAAAGTTGTTGCAAATTTTCCACTTTTTCCATTTCTGTTTTTCAGGCTGTCTGATCTATATTATGCTGTGGAGTCCTCCCGACCTGGTGTCCATTTTTCAGGAGATAGAGAACTGATACCA contains:
- the LOC139516234 gene encoding uncharacterized protein gives rise to the protein MASSQSVKKGQVPVNCKLCETNRTIQWKCMDCSILMCGYCTDNVHSKFKNANDHKIISLRDVGKHREEMDFTNIKCPEHTGQFSCFYCSKCEILVCPTCVTKVHKKHHLIEISDAYNIKVNILKKGQSKMQKSNYKINAKKDQLNKLVSAENIKYNKEKRNIRSHEETVKEQVEQYFKELKNKLEQSHETVLTSVKSDLNAISLFTTQKEDKITEVQNCIDLSNASEFFKEVKKMEKFTETQEPRTRPSYTSSPTFVPGNLNQSHIGSLQDDGNLSAEINISLVINNKYQTELEAIACISPCLDQSIWISSGIHEMLQRVKPEGTNLKVMSEFNIKVCGMAVTPSNQLLLCVFGEARLQHISSSGELTDSVYDVTPLLPIAIHVISDNKLIVGAYNIKLKRSAVIIMNKKGDKETVYEHDKHNQPLFNNARYITTTCNRNIHVVDMISDDIRGKVVILEQEGHTINQYTGHPTINKSEPFKPVDIVTTPSDNVVVIDAFTRILHILNDNGHLISYFNTKDIGIVFPYSLAINTTGQLYIGCTNYVGSQTKEAKLYEINIDGF